In Streptomyces sp. NBC_01426, one genomic interval encodes:
- a CDS encoding sulfite oxidase produces the protein MSLAPSDESRYDRTRLRQWARGRARSAGVDRRDLLRLFAAGAAGAAVAGPLCVGVGAASAAALPGVVKPLPPELFTVRGTNAETNFAALRGTGPLTPVDRFFVRNHTSTPRLVAADWKLTVWGDGLRGDPVDFSLERLRELPAVERTLFIECAGNGRSFYTTQQGQQVTGTAWTLGAIGVARWRGARLSDVLRRAGLRRDAVDVLPRGLDDEVVTNGVNLGRVRRPLPVSKALDDVILAYEMNGEPLPPDHGGPVRVVVPDWVGISSIKWVGDIEVSASALYAPWNTDLYRLFGPDQPPQGSAPLTRQTLKSAFELELGARVPVHRTRLLTGRSWSGAAPVHRVEVSTDGGRRWQRARLHDTPRRGGWVRWSAPWTPRETGATALLARATDATGRTQPETTPLNTQGYLFDAVVRHPVTVV, from the coding sequence ATGTCCCTCGCCCCTTCCGACGAGAGCCGGTACGACCGCACGCGCCTGCGGCAGTGGGCGCGCGGCCGGGCCCGTTCCGCCGGGGTGGACCGGCGGGACCTGCTCCGACTGTTCGCCGCGGGGGCCGCCGGCGCGGCCGTCGCGGGGCCGCTCTGCGTCGGTGTCGGGGCGGCGTCGGCCGCCGCCCTGCCGGGCGTCGTGAAACCGTTGCCGCCGGAACTGTTCACCGTGCGCGGCACCAACGCGGAGACGAACTTCGCGGCCCTGCGCGGCACGGGCCCGCTCACCCCCGTCGACCGGTTCTTCGTGCGCAACCACACGAGCACCCCGCGTCTGGTCGCCGCGGACTGGAAGCTCACGGTGTGGGGCGACGGGCTGCGCGGCGATCCGGTCGACTTCTCCCTCGAGCGGCTGCGCGAGCTGCCCGCCGTCGAGCGGACCCTGTTCATCGAGTGCGCGGGGAACGGTCGCAGCTTCTACACGACCCAGCAGGGGCAGCAGGTCACGGGCACCGCGTGGACGCTCGGCGCGATCGGTGTCGCGCGGTGGCGCGGCGCGCGCCTGTCGGACGTGTTGCGGCGGGCCGGGCTGCGTCGCGACGCCGTGGACGTCCTGCCGCGCGGGCTGGACGACGAGGTGGTCACCAACGGCGTGAACCTGGGGCGGGTGCGGCGACCGCTGCCCGTCTCGAAGGCGCTGGACGACGTGATCCTCGCGTACGAGATGAACGGCGAGCCGCTGCCGCCCGACCACGGCGGTCCGGTGCGGGTCGTCGTACCGGACTGGGTGGGGATCTCCTCGATCAAGTGGGTGGGGGACATCGAGGTGTCCGCCTCCGCGCTGTACGCCCCGTGGAACACCGACCTGTACCGGCTGTTCGGGCCCGATCAGCCGCCGCAGGGCAGTGCCCCGCTGACCCGGCAGACGCTCAAGAGCGCTTTCGAGCTGGAACTCGGCGCCCGGGTGCCGGTGCACCGGACGCGGCTGCTGACCGGGAGGTCCTGGTCGGGCGCGGCGCCGGTGCACCGGGTGGAGGTCAGCACGGACGGCGGTCGGCGCTGGCAGCGGGCCCGACTGCACGACACCCCGCGCCGGGGCGGGTGGGTGCGCTGGTCGGCGCCGTGGACCCCGCGCGAGACGGGGGCGACGGCCCTGCTGGCGCGGGCCACCGACGCCACGGGGCGGACGCAGCCGGAGACCACCCCCCTCAACACGCAGGGGTACCTCTTCGACGCGGTCGTCCGTCACCCGGTGACGGTGGTCTGA
- a CDS encoding alpha/beta hydrolase family protein yields MTRRRTVTVAALCALLLPLPLTAAGTSVAAETPAASDTLRTLPELPRPTGRFAVGQDTLHLVDRSRTDPWAGSGPRELMVTLRYPARPGTGGPVRYLTEEEARLLLVARGLDKAIPARTLAGTKSFARSGARPVEGRYPLIVLSPGFTVPRATLTALAEDLASRGYVVAAVDHAYESSGTAFPGGRVTTCLACEKVDDEAGYKRVSDNRARDVSFLLDRLTGRHPAWNRSGLIDRDRIAMAGHSIGGASAAAAMVADPRVKAGVDMDGTLFTPVPETGLGGRPFLLMGAQDHGPGTDPTWERDWQRLDGWKRWIGFAGSGHFTFTDVPVIGDQLGLPDPQTPLPGNRSVELTRRYVAAFFDQHLKGKPRPVLDGPSADAPEVSFINP; encoded by the coding sequence ATGACTCGTCGCCGCACCGTCACCGTCGCAGCCCTGTGCGCGCTGCTGCTCCCCCTCCCGCTCACCGCCGCCGGGACCTCCGTCGCCGCCGAGACGCCGGCCGCGTCCGACACGCTCCGGACGCTGCCCGAACTGCCCCGCCCCACCGGACGGTTCGCCGTCGGGCAGGACACCCTGCACCTGGTGGACCGAAGCCGCACCGACCCGTGGGCGGGCTCGGGCCCGCGCGAGCTGATGGTCACCCTGCGCTATCCGGCCCGGCCCGGCACCGGCGGGCCCGTGCGCTACCTCACGGAGGAGGAGGCCCGGCTCCTCCTCGTGGCCCGGGGGCTCGACAAGGCGATCCCGGCGCGGACCCTCGCCGGCACGAAGTCCTTCGCGCGCTCGGGTGCCCGCCCGGTCGAGGGCCGCTACCCGCTGATCGTCCTGTCGCCCGGCTTCACCGTGCCGCGTGCCACCCTGACCGCCCTCGCCGAGGACCTCGCCTCGCGCGGCTACGTGGTCGCCGCGGTGGACCACGCCTACGAGAGCTCGGGCACCGCCTTCCCCGGCGGCCGCGTGACGACCTGCCTGGCCTGCGAGAAGGTCGACGACGAGGCGGGCTACAAGCGCGTCAGCGACAACCGGGCCCGTGACGTGTCCTTCCTGCTCGACCGCCTCACCGGCCGACACCCGGCCTGGAACCGTTCGGGCCTGATCGACCGGGACCGGATCGCGATGGCGGGCCACTCCATCGGCGGGGCCTCGGCCGCCGCCGCGATGGTGGCCGACCCCCGGGTCAAGGCGGGCGTCGACATGGACGGCACGCTGTTCACCCCCGTCCCCGAAACCGGTCTCGGCGGGCGGCCGTTCCTGCTGATGGGAGCCCAGGACCACGGCCCCGGCACGGACCCCACCTGGGAGCGCGACTGGCAGCGACTCGACGGCTGGAAGCGCTGGATCGGCTTCGCCGGCTCCGGTCACTTCACCTTCACCGACGTGCCCGTCATCGGGGATCAGCTCGGGCTCCCCGACCCGCAGACCCCGCTGCCCGGGAACCGTTCCGTGGAGCTGACCCGCCGCTACGTCGCCGCCTTCTTCGACCAGCACCTCAAGGGCAAGCCCCGGCCCGTGCTGGACGGCCCGTCCGCCGACGCCCCGGAGGTGTCCTTCATCAACCCGTAG
- a CDS encoding nSTAND1 domain-containing NTPase translates to MARKERPLEGGDGPLPAFANALRRLRHEAGSPPYRDLAARAHYSVATLSGAAAGRRLPSLDVTLSYVRACGGDPGEWERRWHAVAVELAVETPDLVAGEEGCHQPPYVGLAAFRAEDAELFFGRERLVEDLVATLARHRVLALVGASGAGKSSLLRAGLLPRLRADAPHRAVRVLTPGPHPTRALAEALGRREDAGPEETEELVLIVDQFEEVFTVCADPEERARFITALDEAARRPGSRCRVALSLRADFYAHCTRHTELVDVLRDAQVLVGPMSAAELRRAVVEPARRAGLTVEGSLQATLVAHAHGRVGVLPLLSHALLETWRRRRGAALTLDGFRAAGGFEGALAQSAEALYASLTGRQQHLARQVFVHLIALGEGTEDTKRPVARAELDQDADTDAVLAGAARQRLLTLGHGRVELTHEALIRAWPRLRGWLTEDRELLRRHRQLTDAARAWENVGRDPGSLLRGTRLTLVRDLLDTPGPAGLTAAEREFLDASAAAEAAAGDSARRRTRRLRILVASLGALVVVAAVATGNAVRAEEEVTRQRNDAVAQNLAETAGGLTNTEPGLAVQLGLTAYRLSPTTRTRDSLLSTLMTSFPAHAKEVVALAYRPDGRQLATASGDRTARLWTVRGTDRPVAVATLGGHRAALRAVAYRPDGRILATASADGNVRLWDVAEPTRPTLAAEPVVRGGDVRALAYSPDGHTLATTGPGGDVRLWDVADPTRPAEAAVVTGHRDALRAVAFSPDGRTLATASEDRTVRLTDVADPAHPAPLATVEGHDTAVFSVAFSPDGRTLATASGGHTSVRLWNVTDRHHPVPLATLRGHTDVVGAVVFSPDGRTLATAGDDRTVRVWDVARPAHPALSTTLTGHVTAVGSVAFSPDGSVLASGGYDDTLRLAGTDRDRAAAGACAHTGPRISRKQWTTYMPYLDYAPPCSGLERR, encoded by the coding sequence ATGGCACGCAAGGAACGTCCGCTGGAAGGTGGGGACGGGCCTCTGCCGGCGTTCGCCAACGCCCTGCGCCGGCTGCGGCACGAGGCGGGATCACCGCCCTACAGGGACCTCGCCGCCCGCGCCCACTACTCCGTCGCCACCCTGTCCGGAGCCGCCGCCGGCCGGCGGCTGCCCAGCCTGGACGTGACCTTGTCCTACGTGCGGGCCTGCGGCGGCGACCCGGGGGAGTGGGAGCGCCGCTGGCACGCCGTCGCCGTCGAACTGGCCGTCGAGACACCGGACCTGGTCGCCGGGGAGGAGGGCTGCCACCAGCCGCCGTACGTGGGCCTCGCCGCTTTTCGCGCCGAGGACGCCGAACTCTTCTTCGGGCGGGAACGGCTCGTCGAGGACCTCGTCGCCACCCTCGCCCGGCACCGCGTCCTCGCCCTCGTCGGAGCCTCCGGAGCCGGCAAGTCCTCGCTGCTGCGCGCCGGACTGCTGCCCCGGCTGCGCGCCGACGCCCCGCACCGCGCGGTGCGCGTCCTCACCCCGGGCCCGCACCCGACCCGGGCCCTCGCCGAGGCGCTGGGCCGACGGGAGGACGCCGGCCCGGAGGAAACGGAAGAACTCGTACTGATCGTCGACCAGTTCGAGGAGGTCTTCACCGTCTGCGCCGACCCCGAGGAGCGGGCCCGGTTCATCACCGCGCTCGACGAGGCCGCGCGCCGGCCAGGCTCCCGCTGCCGCGTCGCCCTGTCTCTGCGCGCCGACTTCTACGCGCACTGCACCCGCCACACCGAACTCGTCGACGTCCTGCGCGACGCCCAGGTGCTCGTCGGACCGATGAGCGCCGCCGAACTGCGCCGGGCCGTCGTCGAACCCGCCCGCCGCGCCGGGCTCACCGTCGAGGGCTCCCTCCAGGCCACCCTCGTCGCCCACGCGCACGGCCGCGTCGGCGTCCTGCCCCTGCTGTCCCACGCCCTGCTGGAGACCTGGCGCCGCCGCCGGGGAGCCGCCCTCACCCTGGACGGCTTCCGTGCCGCCGGCGGATTCGAGGGCGCCCTCGCCCAGTCCGCCGAAGCCCTGTACGCCTCACTCACCGGCCGTCAGCAACACCTGGCCCGCCAGGTCTTCGTCCACCTCATCGCCCTCGGGGAAGGCACCGAGGACACCAAACGGCCCGTCGCCCGCGCGGAACTCGACCAGGACGCCGACACCGACGCCGTCCTCGCCGGGGCCGCCCGACAGAGGCTCCTCACCCTCGGCCACGGCCGGGTCGAACTCACCCACGAGGCCCTGATCCGCGCCTGGCCCCGACTGCGCGGCTGGCTCACCGAGGACCGGGAACTGCTGCGCCGACACCGACAGCTCACCGACGCCGCCCGTGCCTGGGAGAACGTGGGGCGCGACCCCGGCTCCCTGCTGCGGGGCACCCGGCTCACCCTCGTCCGCGACCTCCTCGACACCCCAGGCCCCGCCGGGCTGACGGCGGCGGAACGGGAGTTCCTCGACGCCTCCGCCGCCGCGGAGGCCGCGGCCGGAGACTCGGCGCGCCGCCGCACCCGCAGGCTGCGGATCCTCGTCGCCTCGCTCGGCGCCCTCGTGGTGGTCGCCGCCGTCGCCACCGGCAACGCGGTACGGGCCGAGGAGGAGGTCACCCGCCAGCGCAACGACGCCGTCGCGCAGAACCTCGCCGAGACCGCGGGCGGCCTCACCAACACCGAGCCGGGCCTGGCCGTCCAACTCGGTCTGACCGCCTACCGGCTCTCGCCCACCACCCGTACCCGCGACAGCCTCCTCAGCACCCTGATGACCTCCTTCCCCGCCCACGCCAAGGAGGTCGTCGCCCTCGCCTACCGACCCGACGGCCGTCAACTCGCCACCGCCAGCGGGGACCGCACCGCCCGGCTCTGGACCGTCCGCGGCACCGACCGGCCCGTCGCCGTCGCCACCCTCGGCGGCCACCGCGCCGCGTTGCGCGCCGTCGCCTACCGGCCGGACGGGCGGATCCTCGCCACCGCGTCCGCCGACGGGAACGTACGGCTCTGGGACGTCGCGGAGCCCACCCGCCCCACCCTCGCGGCCGAACCCGTCGTCCGGGGCGGTGACGTACGCGCCCTCGCCTACAGCCCCGACGGGCACACGCTCGCCACCACCGGCCCCGGAGGCGACGTACGGCTCTGGGACGTGGCCGATCCCACCCGCCCCGCCGAGGCGGCGGTCGTGACCGGGCACCGCGACGCCCTGCGCGCCGTCGCGTTCAGCCCGGACGGCCGCACCCTGGCCACCGCGAGCGAGGACCGCACCGTACGGCTGACCGACGTCGCCGACCCCGCGCACCCCGCGCCGCTGGCGACCGTCGAGGGCCACGACACCGCCGTCTTCTCCGTCGCCTTCAGCCCCGACGGCCGCACCCTCGCCACCGCCAGCGGCGGCCACACCTCGGTACGGCTGTGGAACGTCACCGACCGGCACCATCCGGTCCCGCTCGCCACCCTGAGGGGCCACACCGACGTGGTCGGCGCGGTGGTCTTCAGTCCGGACGGCCGCACCCTCGCCACCGCCGGCGACGACCGCACCGTACGGGTGTGGGACGTCGCCCGGCCCGCCCACCCGGCCTTGTCGACCACCCTCACCGGGCACGTCACCGCCGTCGGCTCCGTCGCGTTCAGCCCCGACGGGAGCGTCCTGGCGTCCGGCGGCTACGACGACACCCTCCGACTCGCGGGCACCGACCGGGACCGGGCCGCCGCGGGAGCCTGCGCGCACACCGGACCGCGGATCAGCCGCAAGCAGTGGACCACCTACATGCCCTACCTGGACTACGCCCCACCGTGCAGCGGCCTGGAGCGCCGCTGA
- a CDS encoding peptidase inhibitor family I36 protein, producing the protein MRKFRTMMLACALAAPLFAVPAAMTPAVAAPADSAGVAADGNYWVWADTNRGGPSCGWSGNDSDWRTCGSSGTYNMNDRASSWWNNGYAGSLGDVRVYENIGYTGASTCAPNGSAGNIPWEWNDRISSHKWVTNCGF; encoded by the coding sequence ATGCGTAAGTTCCGCACGATGATGCTGGCCTGCGCCCTCGCGGCGCCGCTGTTCGCCGTCCCCGCGGCGATGACCCCGGCGGTCGCGGCTCCCGCCGACAGCGCGGGCGTGGCGGCCGACGGCAACTACTGGGTCTGGGCGGACACCAATCGCGGCGGCCCGTCCTGTGGCTGGAGCGGCAACGACTCCGACTGGCGCACCTGTGGCAGCAGCGGCACCTACAACATGAACGACCGGGCCTCGTCCTGGTGGAACAACGGCTACGCCGGTTCCCTGGGTGACGTCCGCGTCTACGAGAACATCGGCTACACGGGGGCCTCGACCTGTGCTCCGAACGGTTCCGCGGGCAACATCCCGTGGGAGTGGAACGACCGGATCTCCTCGCACAAGTGGGTGACCAACTGCGGCTTCTGA
- a CDS encoding GNAT family N-acetyltransferase — protein MTIMGPHDLDHAVSDAVRALRGVAHLDWSAPAGGLEWSCHHTAVHLAGDLTGFAAQLAGRVTESWLPLRVTAAPDTSPSGVVDLVEASGRLLVAAVHAAGPDVRAWHPAGSAGPDGFAAMGAAETLLHCHDILGGLGATHWRGSERTAALVLERLFPHAPLSTTGDPWDSLLAATGRVDLPDLAPQENWRWYNDPIRGVGVILCEIGPAAAADLHAGGTGGFAWTEDGPAEGTRIGAGMVGLADEVGEYRPGWGPYAIVRARDHRAIGGIGFHGAPDPDGQAEIGYDLVASARRQGHATEALRALAGWAFAQPGLTGLHARVDEDNVASHAVVRRAGFQESGTDDGVVRYRLSPL, from the coding sequence ATGACGATCATGGGCCCGCACGACCTCGACCACGCCGTCTCCGACGCCGTCCGGGCCCTGCGGGGTGTCGCGCACCTCGACTGGTCCGCCCCGGCGGGCGGCCTGGAGTGGAGCTGCCACCACACCGCCGTCCACCTGGCCGGGGACCTGACCGGATTCGCCGCGCAGCTCGCCGGCCGGGTCACCGAGTCCTGGCTGCCCCTGCGGGTCACGGCCGCCCCCGACACCTCCCCGAGCGGGGTCGTCGACCTCGTGGAGGCGAGCGGACGCCTGCTCGTGGCCGCCGTCCACGCCGCCGGCCCCGACGTCCGCGCCTGGCACCCGGCCGGCTCGGCGGGCCCCGACGGCTTCGCCGCGATGGGCGCCGCCGAGACCCTGCTGCACTGCCACGACATCCTGGGCGGCCTGGGCGCCACGCACTGGCGGGGCTCCGAGCGGACGGCCGCCCTCGTCCTCGAACGGCTCTTCCCGCACGCGCCGCTGTCCACGACCGGCGACCCCTGGGACTCGCTGCTCGCGGCCACCGGCCGGGTCGACCTCCCCGACCTCGCCCCCCAGGAGAACTGGCGCTGGTACAACGACCCGATCCGCGGGGTCGGCGTGATCCTGTGCGAGATCGGCCCGGCGGCCGCCGCCGACCTGCACGCCGGCGGCACCGGGGGCTTCGCCTGGACCGAGGACGGGCCGGCCGAGGGCACCCGGATCGGCGCCGGGATGGTGGGGCTCGCCGACGAGGTGGGCGAGTACCGGCCGGGCTGGGGTCCGTACGCCATCGTCCGGGCCCGCGACCACCGCGCGATCGGCGGGATCGGCTTCCACGGAGCCCCCGACCCCGACGGCCAGGCCGAGATCGGCTACGACCTCGTCGCCTCGGCCCGCCGCCAGGGCCACGCCACCGAGGCGCTCCGCGCGCTGGCCGGCTGGGCGTTCGCACAGCCCGGCCTGACCGGGCTGCACGCCAGGGTCGACGAGGACAACGTCGCCTCCCACGCCGTGGTGCGGCGGGCCGGGTTCCAGGAGTCCGGCACCGACGACGGCGTCGTCCGGTACCGCCTGAGCCCCCTGTAG
- a CDS encoding HPP family protein: MTTDTAPYPGTPPTPAADAAPAPRAPRIITGKAPARPTAAAAVHSVSAATTVLLGLVGIGAMLHEPVLIPPLAASAALVHSAPTLPLAQPRGVLLGHLLGAAVGYGVLAAAGGSAWAAAVAAGLTLALLITARTPHSPACATAVVVVLQSPDPVRFVPLLFGSTVLLVLTGYAGSRIRRNAPRYPAYWW; this comes from the coding sequence ATGACCACAGACACCGCGCCGTACCCCGGCACGCCCCCGACCCCCGCGGCCGATGCCGCGCCCGCGCCGCGCGCGCCGCGGATCATCACCGGGAAGGCGCCGGCCCGCCCGACCGCGGCGGCCGCCGTCCACAGCGTCAGCGCGGCGACGACCGTGCTTCTCGGCCTGGTGGGGATCGGCGCGATGCTTCACGAACCGGTGCTGATCCCGCCGCTGGCCGCGAGCGCCGCCCTGGTGCACAGCGCGCCCACCCTGCCGCTGGCCCAGCCGCGCGGGGTGCTGCTCGGCCACCTGCTGGGCGCCGCGGTCGGGTACGGGGTCCTCGCGGCGGCGGGAGGCAGCGCGTGGGCGGCCGCCGTGGCGGCGGGCCTCACCCTGGCCCTCCTGATCACGGCGCGGACCCCGCACTCCCCCGCCTGTGCCACGGCCGTCGTGGTGGTGCTCCAGAGCCCGGATCCCGTCCGGTTCGTGCCGCTGCTGTTCGGTTCAACCGTGCTCCTCGTCCTCACCGGATACGCCGGATCCCGGATCCGGCGCAATGCCCCGAGGTACCCCGCCTACTGGTGGTGA
- a CDS encoding VOC family protein — protein MARDLVGSQRFYAAVVGWTFRPARPGELFSLARLDGVPVAGIGALASDLAVPVAWTPYFAVDDVDVAVSRIRERSGTIAVGPVSFPNGGRAALAADLDGAVFGIWEGVVSTDWRSDEGRAPAWLELRTRNAFDAAIFYGGVLEWANGRPGCCEVSYEEDQVVLRHGGEAVARLNSGPVEVASYSPYARPRWHVHFRVPLLEPAIEAAVELGGRAVTEVMSNTRERWVALRDPDGALFTLTASLAPPTAP, from the coding sequence ATGGCCCGGGACCTGGTGGGGTCCCAACGCTTCTACGCGGCGGTCGTGGGGTGGACCTTCCGCCCGGCCCGGCCCGGCGAGTTGTTCTCGCTGGCCCGGCTGGACGGTGTGCCGGTGGCGGGCATCGGCGCCCTCGCCTCTGATCTGGCGGTGCCGGTGGCGTGGACCCCGTACTTCGCCGTGGACGACGTCGACGTGGCGGTGAGCCGGATCCGGGAGCGCAGCGGCACGATCGCGGTCGGCCCGGTGTCCTTCCCCAACGGCGGCAGGGCCGCGCTGGCGGCCGACCTGGACGGTGCGGTGTTCGGGATCTGGGAGGGAGTCGTCTCCACCGACTGGCGGTCCGATGAGGGGCGGGCCCCGGCCTGGCTCGAACTGAGGACCCGCAACGCCTTCGACGCCGCGATCTTCTACGGCGGGGTACTGGAGTGGGCCAACGGCCGGCCCGGCTGCTGCGAGGTCTCGTACGAGGAGGACCAGGTCGTGTTGCGACACGGCGGGGAGGCGGTGGCCCGGCTGAACAGCGGCCCGGTGGAGGTGGCCTCGTACAGCCCGTACGCCAGGCCCCGCTGGCACGTCCACTTCCGGGTGCCGCTGCTGGAGCCGGCGATCGAGGCGGCGGTCGAGTTGGGCGGGCGGGCCGTCACGGAGGTCATGTCGAACACGCGGGAGCGGTGGGTCGCGCTCCGCGACCCGGACGGGGCGCTGTTCACCCTCACCGCCTCCCTCGCGCCGCCGACCGCGCCCTGA
- a CDS encoding PHP domain-containing protein, with translation MDPVAALNRIAFLLERGQAPTYRVRAFRTAAAAVEHLGGPEVAERVASGSLESVKGLGPKTATVVREALGGEIPQYLQKLEDEVAAHPDGPPASPGARALRAALRGDCHLHSEWSDGGSPIEAMGRAAAELGHEWAVLTDHSPSLKVARGLSPGRLREQLAVVAELNAGWKPFRLLTGIECDILADGSLDQEQELLDRVDLVVGSVHSKLRMESAAMTRRLLAAVRNPAMDVLGHCTGRLVTGRTRPESEFDAAAVFAACAESGTAVEINSRPERLDPPRRLLRLAAESGTLFAIDTDAHAPGQLDWQPTGCERAVECGVATERVVNTWSADGLLEWTRTRRPPEPV, from the coding sequence ATGGACCCGGTCGCCGCGCTGAACCGGATCGCCTTCCTGTTGGAGCGCGGTCAGGCCCCCACCTACCGCGTACGGGCGTTCCGCACGGCCGCAGCCGCGGTGGAGCACCTGGGCGGGCCCGAGGTGGCCGAGCGGGTCGCCTCCGGGTCGCTGGAGTCGGTGAAGGGCCTGGGCCCGAAGACCGCGACGGTCGTGCGGGAGGCGCTCGGCGGGGAGATCCCGCAGTACCTGCAAAAGCTGGAGGACGAGGTCGCGGCCCATCCCGACGGGCCGCCGGCCAGTCCGGGGGCCCGGGCGCTGCGGGCGGCCCTGCGCGGGGACTGTCACCTGCACTCGGAGTGGTCCGACGGCGGGAGTCCGATCGAGGCGATGGGCCGGGCGGCGGCGGAGCTGGGGCACGAGTGGGCGGTGCTGACGGACCATTCGCCGAGTCTGAAGGTGGCCCGCGGGTTGTCGCCGGGGCGGCTGCGGGAGCAACTGGCGGTGGTGGCGGAGCTGAACGCGGGCTGGAAGCCGTTTCGGCTGCTCACGGGCATCGAGTGCGACATCCTGGCGGACGGTTCGCTCGACCAGGAGCAGGAGTTGTTGGACCGGGTCGACCTGGTGGTGGGTTCCGTCCACTCGAAGCTGCGGATGGAGTCCGCGGCGATGACACGGCGCCTGTTGGCGGCCGTGCGCAATCCGGCGATGGACGTGCTGGGTCACTGCACCGGCCGACTGGTGACGGGCCGGACCCGGCCGGAGTCGGAGTTCGACGCCGCCGCCGTCTTCGCCGCGTGCGCGGAGTCCGGTACGGCGGTGGAGATCAACAGCAGGCCCGAACGGCTGGACCCGCCGCGCCGGTTGCTGCGGCTGGCCGCGGAGAGCGGCACGCTGTTCGCGATCGACACGGACGCGCACGCCCCGGGCCAGCTGGACTGGCAGCCGACCGGCTGTGAGCGGGCCGTGGAGTGCGGGGTGGCGACGGAGCGTGTCGTGAACACCTGGAGCGCGGACGGCCTGCTGGAGTGGACCCGTACCCGCCGGCCGCCCGAACCCGTCTGA
- a CDS encoding NAD(P)/FAD-dependent oxidoreductase: MSRSRILVVGAGFAGVACVRRLERRLSPAEAEISLVTPASYQLYLPLLPQVAAGVLTPQSVAVSLRRSNKHRTRIIPGGAIGVDTKAKVCVIRKITGETVDQPYDLLVLAPGSITRTFDIPGLVDHARGMKTLAEAVYLRDHVIAQLDLADASQDEAERASRLQFVVVGGGYAGTETAACLNRLTRHAATRYPRLDPRQIKWHLVDLAPKLMPELGDKLGTVALDILRRRGIEVSLGVSVSEVSAEKVTLTDGRVLPSRTLIWTAGVAASPLMATLGAETLKGRLVVRPELTVPGVDGVFALGDAAAVPDVTKGGDALCPPTAQHAMRQGKAVADSVIATLRNQPLRPYVHKDLGLVVDLGGRDAVSKPLGIELHGLPAQAVARGYHWSALRTNVAKTRVLTNWLINAVAGDDFVRTGFLDQRAATLKDFEHTDAYLSPEQVRKHTESLRAKG; this comes from the coding sequence GTGTCGCGATCGAGGATCCTCGTTGTGGGCGCCGGCTTCGCCGGGGTCGCGTGCGTACGGCGGCTGGAGCGCCGTCTGTCCCCGGCCGAGGCGGAGATCTCACTGGTCACGCCCGCCTCCTACCAGTTGTACCTGCCCCTGCTCCCCCAGGTCGCCGCCGGCGTGCTGACCCCGCAGTCGGTCGCCGTCTCCCTGCGGCGCAGCAACAAGCACCGGACGCGGATCATCCCGGGCGGGGCGATCGGCGTGGACACCAAGGCCAAGGTCTGCGTCATCCGGAAGATCACGGGTGAGACCGTGGACCAGCCCTACGACCTCCTCGTGCTGGCCCCCGGCAGCATCACCCGCACCTTCGACATCCCCGGGCTGGTGGACCACGCCCGGGGCATGAAGACCCTCGCGGAGGCCGTGTACCTGCGCGACCACGTGATCGCCCAGCTCGACCTGGCGGACGCCAGCCAGGACGAGGCCGAACGCGCCTCCCGGCTCCAGTTCGTGGTGGTGGGCGGCGGGTACGCGGGCACGGAGACGGCCGCCTGCCTCAACCGCCTCACGCGGCACGCGGCGACCCGCTACCCGCGGCTGGATCCCCGGCAGATCAAGTGGCACCTGGTCGACCTCGCGCCGAAGCTGATGCCGGAACTCGGCGACAAGCTCGGCACGGTCGCCCTGGACATCCTGCGCCGGCGCGGGATCGAGGTGTCCCTCGGCGTGTCGGTGAGCGAGGTGAGTGCCGAGAAGGTGACGCTCACCGACGGCCGGGTGCTGCCCAGTCGGACCCTGATCTGGACGGCCGGCGTCGCCGCGAGCCCGCTCATGGCGACCCTGGGCGCGGAGACGCTCAAGGGCCGGCTGGTCGTGCGACCGGAGTTGACGGTGCCCGGGGTCGACGGCGTGTTCGCCCTCGGGGACGCGGCGGCCGTACCGGACGTGACGAAGGGCGGCGACGCGCTGTGCCCGCCGACCGCGCAGCACGCCATGCGCCAGGGCAAGGCCGTCGCGGACAGTGTCATCGCCACGCTGCGCAACCAACCCCTGCGTCCCTACGTGCACAAGGACCTGGGACTGGTGGTGGACCTCGGCGGCCGGGACGCGGTCTCCAAGCCGCTCGGCATCGAACTGCACGGCCTGCCCGCGCAGGCGGTGGCCCGCGGCTACCACTGGTCGGCGCTGCGGACCAACGTGGCCAAGACCCGGGTGCTGACGAACTGGCTGATCAACGCGGTCGCCGGGGACGACTTCGTACGCACCGGCTTCCTGGACCAGCGGGCCGCCACCCTGAAGGACTTCGAGCACACCGACGCCTACCTCTCCCCCGAGCAGGTCCGCAAGCACACGGAGTCCCTGCGGGCCAAGGGCTGA